A region of Moorena producens PAL-8-15-08-1 DNA encodes the following proteins:
- a CDS encoding NACHT domain-containing protein has translation MTWEIASVVAKSVAPILGIKIKTRLTPADIQKALEEALKAALVREEPLAPEQRLFYYSAPDAIALFLEDFFQDREVQEELHKPLQEENKIPLTSLLVEKFKQVALNHAPTQPQDSFILPWMETFVKTYTDKTRSYLQFQLTKENYLQQISNKIDHVKFAGMLVATHHENHSLKLDQIFVMPEVEVLHPPSSQRPLESRAFHPQVALPDQSWQPLRTQTVKKTLAQYLLRVKTWQATSAKSRNVILLGAPASGKTTLMNYVAVMLAQKQPEAIGLAPDLDWLPILIDMRDWAEYSNISILEYARQFAEKNLLVKSLPKGFFEHWLEDGRTVILLDGLDQVTEPAKGEQVVGQIKDFIQQCPNNWVIITCDNSNYPNSNFPGEFLWNEKFYHYQLQLFDDSKIEEFIQRWYYSQIQDKAEAQRLKESLSNLLSEHEQIRKLARHPLLLTIITLIHRYHFRLPLERYQLYDQAVDMLLTSWDNQPDISPDISNNHKLKYLGLNDCRRLMERLGYWMHTHNSKKEKGKKEKEGRILINRDELIAWLAIEINTLKQIQLDEAKAEAKRLVNLISVRVAAPKEHRTGILTQQGLDGYAFIHKIFQDYLCAQEIIYQADNEGDFDIILTHIQDYLHDSYWQDVLLLLIAQLKPKKAAKAIQEILNHGSEYESWLHRDLLFAATCLTENPQPLKIADNSLLQEILAALVTLAASDSRRVGYQIHQQVFQTLSDLNQTEIKLDLVQLLKDRANSQKDTQSQETQVKLEQNQLGQNQLGQNPTVLKTFLAGLQDKNDTVRHQVSEILTSDRLTSDRLNKLDSPDYYLTTLDNTSLPKNTQNSSLSTIARLDNTSESLVNTLLSWLKDDDATVRSEAALALGELGQVSELVVNSLLMRLNDKNSRVRYSSIWALGKLKQPGKTVVSALLTRLNDQNSRVRCLSASVLGKLEQRSETVVSALITSLKDKDSDLRCAAATALGQLGNGQFGNLSETVVSALLPQLEDQDSDVRCATINALSQLGNSSQVVITALLGCLKDEESGVRASAAETLAELGKPSSYVSNALAQWIELHQASEYVGSGIDALWKLVISH, from the coding sequence ATGACCTGGGAAATTGCTTCTGTTGTTGCTAAATCTGTTGCCCCTATTTTAGGGATAAAAATTAAAACTAGGCTAACTCCTGCCGATATCCAAAAAGCACTAGAGGAAGCACTAAAAGCTGCCCTAGTGCGAGAAGAACCCTTGGCACCAGAGCAGCGCCTTTTCTATTACTCCGCTCCTGATGCGATCGCGCTTTTTCTGGAAGACTTTTTCCAAGATAGGGAAGTACAGGAGGAATTACACAAACCCCTCCAAGAGGAGAACAAAATACCGTTAACCTCTTTACTTGTGGAAAAATTTAAGCAGGTAGCCTTAAACCATGCCCCCACTCAACCACAAGATAGTTTTATCCTTCCCTGGATGGAAACCTTTGTCAAGACTTATACTGATAAAACCCGCAGTTATTTACAATTTCAACTAACTAAGGAAAACTATTTACAGCAAATTTCCAACAAGATTGATCATGTTAAGTTTGCTGGGATGTTGGTAGCGACCCACCATGAAAACCATTCCCTTAAGCTTGACCAAATTTTTGTCATGCCTGAGGTAGAAGTGTTACATCCTCCCAGTAGTCAGCGACCGTTAGAGTCGCGGGCTTTTCACCCTCAGGTAGCCTTACCCGATCAGTCATGGCAACCATTGCGTACGCAAACAGTAAAAAAAACTCTTGCCCAATATTTATTACGGGTAAAAACCTGGCAGGCTACCTCTGCTAAATCCCGTAACGTGATACTACTGGGTGCGCCTGCTTCAGGTAAAACCACCTTAATGAATTATGTTGCTGTAATGTTAGCCCAGAAGCAACCAGAAGCTATTGGGTTAGCGCCAGATCTTGACTGGCTGCCGATTTTAATTGATATGCGGGATTGGGCCGAGTATTCAAATATCAGTATTCTAGAGTATGCACGGCAGTTTGCTGAAAAAAACCTATTGGTGAAATCCCTGCCTAAAGGTTTCTTTGAACATTGGCTGGAAGATGGACGGACAGTGATTTTGCTCGATGGGCTTGATCAAGTCACAGAACCAGCCAAAGGTGAGCAAGTCGTAGGGCAAATTAAGGATTTTATCCAGCAATGTCCTAACAATTGGGTAATTATCACCTGCGATAATTCTAATTACCCTAACTCAAATTTCCCCGGGGAGTTTTTATGGAACGAAAAATTTTACCACTATCAACTTCAGTTATTTGATGACAGTAAAATTGAAGAATTTATTCAGCGCTGGTACTATAGTCAAATTCAAGACAAAGCAGAAGCACAACGACTTAAAGAAAGCCTAAGCAACCTACTATCTGAGCATGAACAGATTAGAAAACTGGCAAGACATCCCCTATTGTTGACGATTATTACTTTAATTCACCGCTATCATTTCCGATTGCCTTTGGAACGCTATCAGCTTTATGACCAGGCAGTAGATATGTTATTAACCTCCTGGGATAATCAACCAGATATTAGTCCAGATATTAGTAATAATCACAAGCTGAAATATCTGGGATTGAATGATTGTAGACGATTGATGGAACGTCTCGGCTATTGGATGCATACCCATAATAGTAAAAAAGAAAAAGGTAAAAAAGAGAAAGAAGGTAGGATATTAATTAACCGAGATGAACTAATCGCTTGGCTTGCTATAGAAATTAATACCCTGAAACAGATTCAGTTAGACGAGGCCAAGGCAGAGGCAAAACGGTTGGTTAATTTAATTAGCGTTCGCGTAGCGGCTCCAAAGGAGCATCGCACTGGCATTTTAACACAACAAGGTCTGGATGGTTACGCCTTTATCCATAAGATATTTCAAGACTATCTGTGTGCTCAAGAAATTATCTATCAAGCCGATAATGAAGGGGATTTTGATATTATCCTGACTCATATCCAAGACTATCTTCATGACTCTTACTGGCAAGACGTCTTGCTGCTACTAATTGCTCAGCTTAAACCCAAAAAAGCCGCTAAAGCAATTCAGGAAATTTTAAATCATGGCAGTGAGTATGAGTCTTGGTTACATCGGGATTTATTATTTGCTGCCACTTGCCTTACCGAAAATCCTCAACCCTTGAAAATAGCAGATAATTCCCTACTCCAAGAAATTTTAGCAGCATTAGTTACCCTAGCAGCCAGTGATTCACGGCGAGTTGGTTACCAAATTCATCAGCAAGTCTTTCAAACCCTTTCTGACTTGAATCAGACTGAGATTAAACTTGACCTTGTACAACTATTGAAAGATAGAGCAAACTCTCAGAAAGATACACAATCCCAGGAAACCCAAGTCAAGTTAGAGCAAAACCAGTTAGGGCAAAACCAATTAGGGCAAAACCCGACAGTCCTCAAAACCTTTTTGGCAGGGCTACAGGATAAGAATGATACCGTGCGTCACCAGGTCAGTGAGATATTAACTAGTGATAGATTAACTAGTGATAGATTAAATAAATTAGACTCTCCTGACTATTATCTCACTACTCTAGATAACACTAGTCTTCCAAAAAATACTCAGAACTCATCACTAAGTACTATTGCTAGATTAGACAATACTTCAGAAAGCTTAGTAAATACATTGCTGAGCTGGCTAAAAGATGACGATGCTACGGTTCGTTCTGAAGCAGCTTTAGCATTAGGTGAATTGGGTCAGGTTTCTGAGCTAGTCGTGAATAGCTTGTTGATGCGGTTAAACGATAAAAATTCTCGTGTTCGTTACTCCAGTATCTGGGCATTGGGCAAATTGAAGCAGCCTGGTAAAACCGTTGTGAGTGCGTTATTGACAAGGCTAAACGATCAAAATTCTCGTGTTCGCTGCTTGAGTGCTTCGGTCTTGGGTAAATTAGAGCAGCGTAGTGAAACCGTAGTCAGTGCTTTAATCACATCCCTCAAGGATAAAGATTCTGATCTCCGTTGTGCCGCTGCTACTGCTTTAGGTCAGTTAGGTAATGGTCAGTTTGGAAACCTTTCTGAAACAGTGGTCAGTGCCCTACTACCACAGCTAGAGGATCAAGATTCTGATGTACGTTGTGCCACTATTAATGCCTTAAGCCAGTTGGGTAATTCTTCACAAGTTGTGATCACTGCCTTGCTGGGGTGCCTCAAAGATGAAGAGTCTGGTGTACGGGCCTCAGCAGCTGAAACCTTGGCTGAGTTAGGTAAACCATCTAGTTATGTGTCCAATGCTCTTGCACAATGGATTGAGCTGCACCAAGCCTCAGAGTATGTTGGTAGTGGGATTGATGCTCTATGGAAATTGGTCATTAGTCATTAG